Within Azoarcus sp. DD4, the genomic segment AGACCGCATTCCCGCCGCCGGTGACCCGCACGCCCGCTCCGTTCATCCCGCCCCCGCACCAGCTGCCGCCCATACCGCCGCTCGCGGTCGGTCTCGCCCGCCTAGCCTGCCATCCCGATACGCCGGAAGAGGCGGTTATCCGCCTGCATGTCGCCATCGCGCTCGAAGCCGACGGCCGGCTGACCCTGCACTACCACCTGCGCGGCGCGCTGGCGCAGTTGCGCATCGCCGACGCCGACACGCCCTTGCCGGCCGACCGGCTGTGGGGCCACACCTGTTTCGAGGTCTTCATCGGCAGCGAGGATGCCCCCGCCTACCGCGAGTTCAACTTTGCGCCGTCCGGCCAGTGGGCGGCTTACGCCTTTTCCACCTACCGCGAACGGATCGACGATGCGCCGCCGGGCGCACCGCAGCTCGAGATCCTGCGCAGCGGCGACCTGCTGATGCTGAGCGCCACCCTGCCCGCGGCGGCGCTGCCGCCCGACACGCCCGTCTCGCGGCTGCGCGTCGGCCTCAGTACCGTGGTCGAAGCCGCCGACGGCCGGCTGTCCTACTGGGCGCTCGCGCATCCCGGCGAGCGGCCCGATTTCCACGACGCCCGCAGCTTTTGCTGGCAGGTGTCCGCCCCCGTCTCTTCGTTCTGACCGCCATGATCCAGTTCGGCCTCGACCGCCTGCTCGAAGACACCGCGCTGCGCCGCCCGCTCGCCGGCCGCCGCGTCGCCCTGCTCGCCCACCCCGCCTCGGTGACGCGCGCGCTCACCCACTCGCTCGATGCGCTCGCCGCGCTGCCGGACATCCGGCTGTCGGCCGCCTTCGGCCCGCAGCACGGCCTGCGCGGCGACAAGCAGGACAACATGGTGGAATCGCCCGACTTCGTCGACCCGCTGCACCGCATTCCGGTGTTCAGCCTCTACGGCGAAGTGCGCCGGCCCACCGCCGCGATGATGGACAGCTTCGACGTGTTGCTGGTCGATCTGCAGGATCTCGGCTGCCGCATCTACACTTTCATCACCACCCTGCGCTACGTGCTCGAAGCCGCCGCCGCGCACGGCAAGACGGTGTGGGTGCTGGACCGTCCCAACCCCGCCGGCCGGCCGGTGGAAGGCAATCTGCTGCAGCCGGGCTGGGAGAGCTTCGTCGGCGCCGGCCCGCTGCCGATGCGCCACGGCCTGACCATGGGCGAACTCGCGCACTGGTTCATCGCTACGCTCAAGCTCGACGTCGATTGCGAGGTCGTCACCATGCAGGGCTGGCAGCCGGAAGCGGCGCCCGGCTTCGGCTGGCCGCTGGGCGAGCGCAGCTGGATCAACCCCAGCCCCAACGCGCCCAACCTGTCGATGGCGCGCGCCTACGCCGGCACGGTGATGCTGGAAGGCACCACGCTGTCCGAAGGCCGCGGCACCACCCGGCCGCTGGAGCTGTTCGGCGCGCCCGACATCGACGCCCGCGCCGTCATTGCGGAGATGCGCGCCTTTGCGCCGCACTGGCTGGCCGGCTGCGTGTTGCGCGAATGCTGGTTCGAGCCCACCTTCCACAAGCACGCCGGCAAGCTCTGCAGCGGCGTGCAGTTCCATGTCGAAGACCCCGCGCACTACGACCACGCCGCCTTCCGGCCGTGGCGGCTGCAGGCGCTCGCCTTCAAGGCGCTGCGCCGGCTGCAGCCCGACTACCCGCTGTGGCGCGACTTCGCCTACGAATACGAACACGACCGCCTCGCCATCGACCTGATCAACGGCGGCGAGATGCTGCGCCGCTGGGTGGACGACCCCGCCGCCGGGCCAGACGCGCTCGATGCCTTCGCCCTGCCCGACGAAACCGCATGGACAGCACAGCGCGAGGACGTCCTGCTTTACCGCTGAACGCGGCGCCGCGCCCGATCGCGCGGCGGCTGACCACGATCAACATTGCCCACCTCGGGCAGTGCTAGAAAGGTTCCGGAGGCCGGCGGACACCCCGCCGGCGATCTCGACCCGGAGCCTATTCATGACAACAACAAGCCCCAGCCCCGGCAGCGCCACCCCTGCTGCCGGATCCGCCCCCCTGTCTCACCTGCCCCACCTGCCCGTCGGCCTGCTGGTCGGCGTCGCCGCCGCGCTGGCCATCCTGCTGATGCCGCAGCCCGAGAGCCTCGGCCCGGCCGGCCAGCGCATCCTCGCGGTACTCGCCTTCGCCGTCATCGTGTGGCTGACCGAAGCGCTGGACTACGCGGTGTCCTCGGTGGTCATCGTCGCGCTGATGGCCTTCCTGCTCGGCACCGCGCCCTCGCCCAAGGACCCGGCGGTGCTGCTCGGCACCAACGGCGCGCTGCAGATGGGCCTGGCCGGCTTCGCCAACTCGGCGCTGGCGCTGGTCGGCGCCGCGCTCTTCATCTCGGTGGCCATGACCGCCACCGGGCTGGACCGCCGCATCGCGCTGCGCACGCTGGCGCTGATCGGCACCGGCTCGCGCCGCATCCTCATCGGCGCGATCGTCGTCACCATCCTGCTGTCCTTCATCGTGCCGTCGGCGACCGCGCGCACCGCCTGCGTGGTGCCCATCATGGCCGGCATCATCAGCGCCTTCGGCGTGGACAAGCGCTCGGTGTTCGCCGCCTCCGTCATGATGATGATCGCCCAGGCCACCAGCGTGTGGAACGTCGGCATCCAGACCTCGGCGGCGCAGAACCTGCTCACCGTCGGCTTCATGCGCCAGATGCTGGGCGATTCGCCCAGCTGGATGGACTGGCTGGTGGCGGGGGCGCCGTGGGCGGTGGCGATGTCCTTCGCGCTCTACTTCCTGGCGCGCTGGCTGTTCCCGCCGGAGACCGAACGCATCGAGGGTGGCCGCGAAGCGATGAAGCAGGCGCTCGCCACGCTCGGACCGATGACCGGCAAGGAATGGCGGGTGCTGCTGATCTCGCTGGCCCTGCTCGGTTTCTGGAGCACCGAGAAGACGCTGCACCCTTACGACACCGCCTCCACCACCCTCGTCGGGCTGGCCATCATGCTGCTGCCGGGCATCGGCGTGATGAGCTGGAAGGAAGTGCAGGCCAAGGTGCCCTGGGGCACGCTGGTGGTGTTCGGTGTCGGCATCAGCCTCGGCTCGGCGCTCTTGCAGACCAAGGCGGCGGTGTGGCTGGCCGACATCGCGGTGGCCAGCCTGCATCTGGAGACCCTCAGCCCGTTCTGGATCTTCGCCGCGCTGTCGGCCTTCCTCATCGCCATCCATCTCGGCTTCGCCAGCGCCACCGCGCTGACCTCGGCCATGATCCCCATCCTCATCGCGGTGCTGCAGCGCCTCGGCGGCGACATCAACGTCATGGGCATGACCATGCTGCTCGGCTTCGTCGTCAGCTTCGGCTTCATCCTGCCGGTCAATGCGCCGCAGAACATGGTCTGCCTCGGCACCGAGACCTTCACCAGCCGCCAGTTCACCCGCTTCGGGCTGTGGATCAGCGCGGTCGGCTACGGGATGCTGCTGCTCTTTGGCGCAACCTGGTGGAGCTTCCTCGGGCTGCTCTCCACGCGCTGAACCCTGCGCGGCATGCCGGCGGCGCCTGCGGCCGGCATGCCGTGAGTTTTGCCCGCGACGACTGCATGGGCCTGGGCTATGTTGCGGCCAAAACAACAAGCGCCGCCGGCCCAGATCCCATGGACGATCAACAATACGAATACCTCGTCCGTCGCCTCGAACTCGAAGCACACGACAACCCCACCCGCTTCCGCAGCAAGGTGCTCGCCGTCAGCGGCATCGCCTACCTGACCCTGGCCGCCACCCTGGCGCTCGTCGCCGGCCTCGCGCTGCTGGTCTTCCATCTGGTGCGCGACAACCGCAGCACCTGGCTGCTGTTCCAGCTCGGCCTCATGGGGCTGGGGCTGCTCGGCGTCCTCTACACCGTGCTGCGCGCCTTCCTCACCCGCCTGCCGCCGCCTCCCGGCCGCGAGGTCAGCCGCGACGAAGCGCCGCGCCTGTTCGAACTGATCGACCGGGTGCGCGACAAGCTCAAGGGGCCGCCGCTGCATCGCGTGGTGATAGATCGCTCGTTCAACGCGGCCATCGCCCAGGTGCCGCGCTTCGGCCTGTTCGGCGGCCATCGCAACCACCTCATCATCGGCCTGCCCTACCTGCAGGCGATGTCCACCCGCGAAATGGCGGCCACACTGGCGCACGAATACGGCCACCTCACCGGTGCCCACGGCAAGGTCAGCGCCTGGGTATATCGCCAGCGCGTCACCTTCGGCGCGCTGATGGACAAGGTGCAGGGCACCGACGGCGACTGGCTGGACAGCCTGCTGCACGCCGGCCTGCGGCGCTTCGCGCCCTACTTCAACGCCTATACCTTCGTGCTGTCGCGCGAGGACGAATACCAGGCCGACGCCGCCGCCAGCCACGCCGCCGGACGCACCGCCAACGCCAGCAGCCTGTGCCGCGGCGAACTGCTCGGCCGCTGGTTCGCCGAAGACTACTGGCCGCGCCTCTATGCTCAGGCCAGCCACCGCGCCAGCCCGCTGCTCCCGCCCTTCGCCGCGATGCAGGCCGCCTTTGCCGCCAACTACGGCGAGTGGAGTACCACCGAACGGCTGGACGAGGCGCTGCAGCGCCGCTCGGACCTGCACGACACCCATCCCTGCCTGCGCGACCGGCTCGATGCCATCGAGCGCAAGCCGGCACTGCCGCTGCCGGTGGAGAAGACCGCCGCCGACATGCTGCTGCGCGAGTTCGCCGACGTGCTTGCGCGCGAGTTCGACGAAGCCTGGTGGGCGGAAGAGCGGGCCGAATGGCAGGCGCACTACGGCAAGCAGAGCGAGTTCCGGCGGCGGGTGGCGGAATTGTCGGCGCGGCCGCTCGACAGCCTCGGCCCCTTCGAGCTGCAGGAACTCGGCACGGCGCTGGTGGGTTGCGGGCGCGACCGCGATGCCCGCCCGGTGCTGGAATACCTGCTCGCGCGCCCGGACGGCCCCTTCCCGCGCGCGCGGCTGATCTACGGCCGCCTGCTGCTGGGCGCCGGCGACGAACGCGGCCTGGAGCAGCTCGCGCGCGCCGCCGGCGAGGACGAGCGCCTGACCGAGCAGTGCGCCCGCGACGGCTACGTCTGGCTGCGCAAAGCCCGCGGCGAGGCGGAAGCGGCCGACTGGGCGGAACGGCTGTCGAGCCGCGCCGCCTGGCCGCTCGCCTGAGGGTTCAGCCGGGCTGCTGGCCGGCCGCCTGTTGCGCGGCGATGTCGGCGCGGATCTCGTCCATGTTCAGCGTGCGCACGCCGTCGATCACCTGCTGCAGCGCGCTCGCCGGCAGTGCGCCGGATTCGCGGAACACCATGATGTTGTCGCGGACCGCCGCCAGCGTCGGCACCGAGCGGATCTGGAAGGTGGCCGCCAGTTCCTGCTGGGCATCGGTGTCGATCTTGCCGAACACGATGTCCGGATGCGCTTCGGCCGCCGCCTCGAAGATGGGGCCGAAACTGCGGCAGGGGCCGCACCACGTCGCCCAGAAGTCGAGGAAGACGATGGGGTTGTTCTCGATGACCTCGTTGAAGTTCTGGTCGGTGATTTCGATGGTGGGCATGGCGATGGCTCCGCGTGGGTCGGAAAGTTGGGGTTGGCCGGGTCGAACTACTTAATTGTCTGCTGGCTGCATGCGGCTTGCATGGCACGGCCGCGGGCAGGAATGCCGGAGCAGGGCTAGAATCGGCCTCTGTCGACATACGGAGCCACAAGCATGTTCCTTGCCATGAATCGCTTCAGAATTGCCCGCGGCCACGAGGAAACCTTCGTCGCCCACTGGCGCCAGCGAGAAAGCTATCTGGACCAGGTGCCGGGCTTCGTCCGCTTCCACCTGCTGCAGGGGCCGCAGACCGAAGAGTACACGCTGTTCGCGTCGCACACCGAGTGGGAATCCGAACAAGCCTTCGAAGACTGGACGCGATCCGACGCCTTCATGAAGGCGCACGCCAATGCCGGCAAGAGCCCGCGCGAAATCTACATGGGCCCGCCGCAGCTGGAGCTGTTCAACGCCGTGCTGTGAACGCTGGCGAAGCGGGCAGCGCGGTACGAACTCAGAACCAGCGGCGGACCCGGCGGCAGTAGTCCGCGTACTGCATTCCGAACTTCGCCTCCAGCGCCCGCTCCTCCGGCAGCACCTGGAAGCGGGTGACGTAGGCCGCGAACACCACCGGCCCGCCCAGCGCACCGACGGCATCGAAGCGGATCGCGTAGGCCAGCAGCAACAGCACCAGGCTCAGGTACATCGGATTGCGGGTGAAGCGGTAGATGCCGTGCGTCACCAGCGCCGCAGCGCGTTCCGGGTGCATGGGGTTGATGGTGGTGTGCGCCCGCCGGAATGCAACGAAGGCGGCCAGCACCAGCGCGGCGCTGAACTGCGAGATCGCCACCGACACCGCAATGCGCAGATCCCAGCTGGACGCCATGACCTGCGTGTCGCGCCAGTACAGCCACATGCCCGCGGCGATGGCCAGCGCGACGAAGGGAGCAGGCAGCTTGGTTTCGAGGAACGCCATGGCTGTTGTTCTGAAATCTGACGTATGAACTGGGCAGACCGGAAGCAGGCCGGTACGCAAACTGAATCATGAACCAGATAGGGCCTGCAGGCCAAGCCGTGGCGCACCTGGACCGCCGCCGCGCACCCGCGAACTACGGCCGGGCATAGGCAGGAATGCGAAATCGCCGGCGATACGCGCTCGGGGCGAGGCCGGTGGTGCGCCTGAACAGCCGCCGGAAGAAGGCCGGATCTTCGTAACCCACCCGCCAGCTGATCTCGTCGATCGACACATCGGTGCGCTCCAGTCGGCGCTTGGCGTCCTCGATGCGCAGGCGCTG encodes:
- a CDS encoding DOMON-like domain-containing protein, with translation MTRTPAPFIPPPHQLPPIPPLAVGLARLACHPDTPEEAVIRLHVAIALEADGRLTLHYHLRGALAQLRIADADTPLPADRLWGHTCFEVFIGSEDAPAYREFNFAPSGQWAAYAFSTYRERIDDAPPGAPQLEILRSGDLLMLSATLPAAALPPDTPVSRLRVGLSTVVEAADGRLSYWALAHPGERPDFHDARSFCWQVSAPVSSF
- a CDS encoding exo-beta-N-acetylmuramidase NamZ domain-containing protein, which encodes MTAMIQFGLDRLLEDTALRRPLAGRRVALLAHPASVTRALTHSLDALAALPDIRLSAAFGPQHGLRGDKQDNMVESPDFVDPLHRIPVFSLYGEVRRPTAAMMDSFDVLLVDLQDLGCRIYTFITTLRYVLEAAAAHGKTVWVLDRPNPAGRPVEGNLLQPGWESFVGAGPLPMRHGLTMGELAHWFIATLKLDVDCEVVTMQGWQPEAAPGFGWPLGERSWINPSPNAPNLSMARAYAGTVMLEGTTLSEGRGTTRPLELFGAPDIDARAVIAEMRAFAPHWLAGCVLRECWFEPTFHKHAGKLCSGVQFHVEDPAHYDHAAFRPWRLQALAFKALRRLQPDYPLWRDFAYEYEHDRLAIDLINGGEMLRRWVDDPAAGPDALDAFALPDETAWTAQREDVLLYR
- a CDS encoding DASS family sodium-coupled anion symporter, which translates into the protein MTTTSPSPGSATPAAGSAPLSHLPHLPVGLLVGVAAALAILLMPQPESLGPAGQRILAVLAFAVIVWLTEALDYAVSSVVIVALMAFLLGTAPSPKDPAVLLGTNGALQMGLAGFANSALALVGAALFISVAMTATGLDRRIALRTLALIGTGSRRILIGAIVVTILLSFIVPSATARTACVVPIMAGIISAFGVDKRSVFAASVMMMIAQATSVWNVGIQTSAAQNLLTVGFMRQMLGDSPSWMDWLVAGAPWAVAMSFALYFLARWLFPPETERIEGGREAMKQALATLGPMTGKEWRVLLISLALLGFWSTEKTLHPYDTASTTLVGLAIMLLPGIGVMSWKEVQAKVPWGTLVVFGVGISLGSALLQTKAAVWLADIAVASLHLETLSPFWIFAALSAFLIAIHLGFASATALTSAMIPILIAVLQRLGGDINVMGMTMLLGFVVSFGFILPVNAPQNMVCLGTETFTSRQFTRFGLWISAVGYGMLLLFGATWWSFLGLLSTR
- a CDS encoding M48 family metallopeptidase, whose protein sequence is MDDQQYEYLVRRLELEAHDNPTRFRSKVLAVSGIAYLTLAATLALVAGLALLVFHLVRDNRSTWLLFQLGLMGLGLLGVLYTVLRAFLTRLPPPPGREVSRDEAPRLFELIDRVRDKLKGPPLHRVVIDRSFNAAIAQVPRFGLFGGHRNHLIIGLPYLQAMSTREMAATLAHEYGHLTGAHGKVSAWVYRQRVTFGALMDKVQGTDGDWLDSLLHAGLRRFAPYFNAYTFVLSREDEYQADAAASHAAGRTANASSLCRGELLGRWFAEDYWPRLYAQASHRASPLLPPFAAMQAAFAANYGEWSTTERLDEALQRRSDLHDTHPCLRDRLDAIERKPALPLPVEKTAADMLLREFADVLAREFDEAWWAEERAEWQAHYGKQSEFRRRVAELSARPLDSLGPFELQELGTALVGCGRDRDARPVLEYLLARPDGPFPRARLIYGRLLLGAGDERGLEQLARAAGEDERLTEQCARDGYVWLRKARGEAEAADWAERLSSRAAWPLA
- the trxA gene encoding thioredoxin, translating into MPTIEITDQNFNEVIENNPIVFLDFWATWCGPCRSFGPIFEAAAEAHPDIVFGKIDTDAQQELAATFQIRSVPTLAAVRDNIMVFRESGALPASALQQVIDGVRTLNMDEIRADIAAQQAAGQQPG
- a CDS encoding antibiotic biosynthesis monooxygenase gives rise to the protein MNRFRIARGHEETFVAHWRQRESYLDQVPGFVRFHLLQGPQTEEYTLFASHTEWESEQAFEDWTRSDAFMKAHANAGKSPREIYMGPPQLELFNAVL
- a CDS encoding isoprenylcysteine carboxylmethyltransferase family protein, with amino-acid sequence MAFLETKLPAPFVALAIAAGMWLYWRDTQVMASSWDLRIAVSVAISQFSAALVLAAFVAFRRAHTTINPMHPERAAALVTHGIYRFTRNPMYLSLVLLLLAYAIRFDAVGALGGPVVFAAYVTRFQVLPEERALEAKFGMQYADYCRRVRRWF